A region of the Burkholderia pyrrocinia genome:
ATGCCATACTCCCCGCAACGTGCCGACGAGTGTGCGACTCCACCCATATCATGTCAGCCCTGTTTCGCAGGAGGATAGGCAGCATCCTGGGATTGCTTGCAATCCTGATGGCGACGCTCGCGCCGACGATATCGCAAAGCCTTTCGTCCGAGCGGCAGTTCGACGCTGTATCCGGGGCATTCTGTACCGCGCAGAACGGCGCGGACGTTGCGGGTCCCGACCACGCATCGTTGCCCGAGAAGGCGGGCCACTGGCAGGCATGCGCGTATTGCGGCCTGCTTGCCGACATGCCCGCGTTGCTGGGCGGGACCTCGGGATTCGTGCCGACGGATTGGCCGATTCATCCCACGTCGGCACCAGCGTTCCAGACACCCCATAACGTTTTCCACTTCGCTGCGGCCCAGCCGCGTGCGCCCCCGTTTTCATCCTGATCGAGTCAGCCCGACGGCGATGCAGCGTCATTGCATCGCCATGTCCTCGCGCGTCTTTTGACAGGCTCGCGAGCACATCAGCGCCTCTCACAAGGATTGAATCATGCGCACCATCATTTCTGCACGCGGCAGCATGCCGATGCTTGCGGCCCTCATTGCTCCGGCGACCATCGCCATCCCGCTTCTGTTTCCATCGCTCGCATCAGCGCACGCGATTGCCGGCAACCGGGTTTTCCCGGCGACGATGGCGGTCGACGACCCCGGTGTCGGCGACGAAGTCAATCTCGAATTCGGCCATGTCAAATCGCTGACCGACGACGGTAACGAGCAGAACACCAACACGACGTCGCTCGAATGGGACAAGCTGATCACGCCCAGTTTCGCCCTTTCAGTGGTGGGAACCTACGTCAACGTCAACTCGCCGAATGGCGGTTCGGCCCGCGGCTTCGACAACTTCGCGATCGGTGCCAAATACCGCTTCTACGTCAACGAAAAGCACGAGTTCATGGCCTCCGTTGGCGCGATCGCGGAACTGGGCGGCACCGGCGCAACGTCGATCGCCGATCCACACTCGGCGATCACGCCGACGCTATACGTCGGCAAGGGATTCGGCGATTTGCCGGATAGCCTGAAGTATCTGAAACCGCTCGCGATCACCGGGACCATCGGTCCGCGCCTGACGATGAACAACGCCGACCCGGATTCGTTGAGCTGGGGCGTCACCGTGCAATACAGCCTGCCGTATCTGCAGAATTTCGTGCAGGACGTGGGGCTCAAGGCACCGTTCAGCAACCTGATCCCGGTCGTCGAGTTCCCGATGAGCACCTGCACTGGTGGCCCCTGTTCGGGACATACAACCGGCAGCATCAATCCCGGCCTGCTCTGGCTCAACCGATGGGGCCAGTTTGGCGCCGAAGCGGTCATTCCTGTCAACCATGCAAGCGGAAAGGGCGTTGGCGTCCTGTTTCAGGCACACCTGTTTCTGGACGACGTGATGCCCCACTCGCTTGGCAAGCCATTGTTCGGCAAAGGGGAATAGCCATGCCTGCACTCAAACGACTTCGTCACGGTATGCGCGCAGCAGCCATCGCTACAGGTATCTTGATCGCGTCGATGGCATCCGCCCATGTGTTTCCGCAAAAACAGTCACCGTCGGCGGGAGCCGAAGTGGCGGCACCGGCGAGTGTGGCGATCGCGTTCGACGGACCGCTCGAGCCCGCGTTCAGTTCGCTGAACGTCAGCAATTCAAATGGCAAACAAGTGAATACTGCAAAGGCCGAAGTCGATCCGAACGACAGGAAGTCGATACATGTTGCGCTGCCGACGTTGCCGCCCGACACGTACACGGTGCATTGGGTCGCAGTCGCGTCGGACGGACATCGCACACACGGCGACTATTCGTTCAAGGTGAAGTAATGGACTTGGCGACGGTTGATGCATCGATCGTGGCAGCAGCCGTCGCTCACGTAGCGTTCGCATGTGCGGTGGGCGCCTGTCTGTCTGCACTGATGTCGGCCGATACGCCCGTGCTCACGGGCCTGACCCAGGACGGCACCTGCCAGCGCATCGCGAAGAAGTGTTTCTCGTTCGACATCTACGACTGAAAACGCGCCCGGTCGCGCCCGCCGG
Encoded here:
- a CDS encoding DUF2946 domain-containing protein, producing the protein MSALFRRRIGSILGLLAILMATLAPTISQSLSSERQFDAVSGAFCTAQNGADVAGPDHASLPEKAGHWQACAYCGLLADMPALLGGTSGFVPTDWPIHPTSAPAFQTPHNVFHFAAAQPRAPPFSS
- a CDS encoding copper resistance CopC family protein, with product MPALKRLRHGMRAAAIATGILIASMASAHVFPQKQSPSAGAEVAAPASVAIAFDGPLEPAFSSLNVSNSNGKQVNTAKAEVDPNDRKSIHVALPTLPPDTYTVHWVAVASDGHRTHGDYSFKVK